AGCTCAGGCGGTGCGGCAGCGTACTTTAGCGGCTCCATACTGCTCGATGCCCGGCCCTGACTCAGGCTTCGCATCGCACTGGAATAGCCAAATAGCTCGGCCAGCGGGGCGTGGGCCTCAATAATCGCGTCGCCAGAGCGGTTCTCTGTCTTAGCGATCTCGCCGCGCCGCTTCATGATGTCGCCGACGAAATCCCCCATATAATCCTCTGGCGTCGTGATCGTCAGCTTCATGATCGGCTCGAGCAAGGTCGGCACGGCCGCTTCCAGTCCCTTCTCGAACGCATCGCCTGCGGCAATTGCAAAGGCCGTTTCGGTTGACCCTACTTCCTCTACTTCCGCATCGAGGATCGTGATCTTGATATCTGCCAGCGGGAACCCGCCAATGATCCCACCGCCGACCGATCGACTGCGAAGCTCTTCCATGGCAGCCTCGACCAGATTAAACGGCACGCGTTCTGGCGGAATCTTGGGAATGATAATCACTGGCTGCTGCTGATTCGGCGAGTGTTCGACCTGGATCGTCAGCTTCGCGAACAACTGCTGCCCTTGAATGATCCGGTGACATTCACCAGTCACCTTGGCCGACTTGCCGATCGTTTCGCGGTAACTAACTCGCGGTTTATGCACTTTGACGTTGAGCTTGAAATCTCGCAATAGTCGATGGCGAATTACCTCCAGATGCAACTCGCCCATCCCGCTGATAATTGTTTGCCCAGTGTCCTTGTTTTCGTCTGCGGCGAATGTGGGATCCTGACGACGCATCATCAACAGCGTCTCGGAAAGCTTATCGCGATCAGCCGACGACTCTGGCTCGATGGCCATTCCAATCACCGTTTCCGGGAAATTGATCGACTCGAGTAAAATCGGGCTGCGAGTATCGCAAAGAGTATCCCCGGTCACCGAGTGACGCAGCCCAATGATGCCAACAATATCGCCTGTACCGACATAGTCGACTTGCTCCTTCTTGGATGCCTGAATGTGCCATAGCTGGGCACAGTTCTCCTTCACGTCGCGGCCTGGATTTAACAAGCGCGAGTTTGGCTTCAATTCGCCTGAATAGACGCGGACCCAAGTCATGTCGCCGTGCTTGGCAGGCAATACCTTGAAGACGAGACCGCAGAACGGCTCTTTCGGGTCAGGCTCACGCTTTTCAGCCTGGCCATTCTTCGTCGGATTGGTTCCCACCACGGCGGAAACATCCTTGGGGCTCGGCAAATAATAGGTAACCGCATCCAAAATTGGCTGAACACCAATACCATCCAAGGCCGAACCACACATCACCGGCTGAAGCTGACGGGCCAGCGTTCCCTCTCGCAGAACCTGGCGAATCAGCGCAGGTGGAATTGGTTCTTCAGAGAGGCTCAACTCCATCAGTTCGTTGCTGAGATCGTACAGCTTCTCAAGCAAGTTTTCACGCCATTGCTGGGCCTTTTCGAGGTATTCTTCTGGGATATCGAGCACGTCGCGGGTTCGATCCTGATCCCCTTCACCGAAATGCAGCATCTTCATCTCGATCAAATCAATCACGCCACGAAATGCATCCGCAACATGCGGCGGCCCGGAGCCTACCGGGATTTGAATAGGGACCGGATTTGCCTTGAGCCGCCTTTCAATCTGCTGCAAAACGGAATCGAAATCAGCTCCTTCGCGGTCCATCTTGTTAATAAACGCGACGCGTGGAACCTTGTATCGATTGGCTTGCCGCCAGACGGTTTCGCTCTGGGCCTCGACCCCTTCTCGGGCACTGAAAACAACCACGCCCCCATCCAGAACTCGCAAACAGCGCTCAACCTCGGCCGTAAAGTCGACGTGACCTGGCGTATCGATCAGGTTGACGGTGTAGTTTTCCCAGGGAAACGTCACACACGCCGAATAAATAGTGATACCCCGTTCGGCCTCCTCAGGATCAAAGTCCGTTTGGGTCGTCCCCTTGTCGACCTCACCAACCTTGTGCGATGTACCGCTGTAATAGAGCATCCGCTCGGTCACCGTCGTCTTGCCAGCGTCGATGTGGGCAATCACCCCGATATTGCGAATGTCTTCAAGTTTACGATCCATGACTCTGACGCCAGCCGCTTTCGACTGGACCTTTCTTGCTTCTCAGTAGGTGACAAAGGGAATTGTCTATTTTGCTCGTTTCTTATTCCGTCGACCATGCCAGGAAAAAGATGAATTTGCAGTATTCTTGCGGCTGCACCCTCAAGGGAACCATGAAATAAGCAATCAGGCATTCATGACTCAGACGGCTTTCCCTGACGAAGTGCGGGAACAAGAAAGATCGGCGCATAAAAAAAGCCGCACTTCGATGGAAGCACGGCTTTCGCTTTGAGTTTTTACCAAGCGAAGTGCGCGAACGCTTTATTCGCGTCAGCCATGCGGTGCACGTTTTCACGCTGGGTGTAAGCAGTACCTTCGCGGTTGTACGCTGCGTACAACTCGTCAGCCAACTTCAAGTGGGTCGGACGACCCTTCTTGTCGCGAACGGCCTTCAACAACCAACGAACAGCCAGCGACTGCTGACGCGTACGGTTGACCTGCATGGGAACCTGATAAGCGGCACCACCGACTCGCTTCGAGCGAACTTCGATGTGCGGCTTCACGTTCTCGACAGCCTGGGTGAAGACATCAATCGGCTCTTGATCCGGAATACGCTTCTTCAGTTCATCCATGGCACCATAGAAAACTTCCTGAGCGGTCGTCTTCTTGCCATCCTGCATAAGGCAATTGATGAACTTACTGGCCATGATCGACTTATAACGAGGATCTGGCTTTAACGTTTCGCGACTGGCGGTAATCTTACCCATCGTTGGTAACTAACTATTCGCTATTGCTTTGGTTTATGGGATGACGCTTCATATCGAGATGCTAGGCACATAGGCCGAAAGCATCGCGACTAGCTTCGCTTCGCACCGTAACGGCTGCGGGACTGCTTACGACCGCTAACACCCAACGCATCGAGGGCACCACGGACGACCTGATAACGCACACCAGGAAGGTCACGAACACGACCACCACGCACGAGAACAATCGAGTGTTCCTGCAGGCTGTGGCCTTCGCCTGGGATGTAAACAGTGACTTCCTTCTGATTCGACAGACGCACACGAGCGATCTTCCGAAGAGCCGAGTTCGGCTTCTTAGGGGTCATTGTGCGGACCTGCAAACACACACCACGCTTCTGCGGGCACTTCTCCAAAACTGGGGACTTGGAGAACTTACGCTTCTTTTTTCGCGGCTTACGAACGAGCTGATTAATGGTGGGCATAGGTCGCCGTTGCTTTTCCATAGGGCCGCGATGATCTGGGGCGGCCGAATTTCTGTTTGCTTACTGTCGCTTCCCACGGATCATGGGAAGCCCTTTAAATTAGCCGATTGCTGGAAACTGTCAACCCGTAATGAAGATCTCACGGGAAAACGTGATCCAGTATTGGCTCTCTTAATCTCTCTCGTCCCATCGCCCCCTTGGTGAGACGATGAGAATCGAATTGGCTACCTGCTTCATGAGCTCTCCCACCTAGAAAGGGAGGAGGAGCCTCAAAGCAGCATGGCCACGCGGACGTGGCCATGACACCTTACTTGCTTAGCACTTTGGACTGTTTAATTTGCCCAAACGCTTTGCCTTACAGCTCGTCCCCGTTGGGGTCGAAGCCTTCACCACCCTCTTGCGGTGGTAGAGGAGGCTGCTGCTGGGGCGGTTGATGCTGCGGTGGCTCATGACCATAGGTCGGGCCTTCGGTTGCAGGGATCGGGCCGCCGCCACCGAGTAGGCTTTCCAAGCCCGGAGCAGGAGCCATCTCGGAGATCGCTGCAGGTCCTTGACCTGGCTGCGGCTGCTCGCTGTTGTCTTGCAGCAGCGGGAAGCTATCTTCCAGCGTGCGTTCGCGGGTTCGCGAAGCCAGCTCAGCCAATGCTTCTGGATTGATACGGACTTCCGAATCCTGGAAGGTTCGGAAACCGGTACCGGCCGGAATCAAGTGACCCAAGATCACGTTTTCCTTCAGACCGATTAGTTCGTCGATCTTGCCTGCCAGGGCGGCCTCGGTAAGAACCTTAGTCGTTTCCTGGAAAGACGCAGCCGAGATAAAGCTGGAACTCTGAACGGCTGCCTTGGTAATCCCCAAGAGCTGCGTCGAAGCACTTGCCGCGGCGGGCTTGCTTCCCTTGGCGGGGCTGCCGCCGAGAGATTCGATCTGACCGTTTTCCTGTTCCAACGCTTCCTTCGGCACAATCATGCCTTCGGTGAACTGCTGCGAGTCACCGGTACCGCTGATTTTCAAGCAGCGAGAAAGCTGATCGTTTGCTCGACGGAAATCAAACTTGTCCATCACCAAGCCCGGCAGCAAGCTTGTATCGCCTGCCGAGTCGACCATCACCTTTCGCAGCATGCGTGCGACGATGATCTCGATGTGCTTGTCGTTGATTTCCACACGCTGGCTGCGATAGACGCCTTGGATTTCGTGCAGCAGGTATTGCTGAACGGCTTCTTCGCCTGAAATTCGCAGGATATCGTGAGGAACGAGTGGACCGTCGATCAGCGATTGACCCGCTTTGACGTAGTCGCCGGTGTGAACCAGGAATCGTTTACCGTGCGGAACGAGATGCTCACGTTCGATGCCGGACTCGTTGCGAACGATGATCGTACGCTTGCCGCGTTTCTTCTCGGAAAGGATTTCGACCACACCGTCGATCTCGGCCATCACGGCAGGATCTTTCGGCTTACGAGCCTCGAAAATTTCCGTAACTCGCGGCAGACCACCGGTGATGTCCTTAACACCGCCCGATTCACGCGGCGTACTGGCAACCGTGGTACCAGCAGAAACCTTGGTACCTTCCTCGACGTCGATGATTGCCTTCTCTGGCAGATAATAAACGTCGAGCGGCTTGCCATCTTCGTCCTCGATCACCAACTGCGGATGGAAGTCACCCTTGTGCTCGGTGATCATACGGCGCGTGTGCCCCGTCGAGTCGTGCTCGATGATCATCGTTTCCCCTTCGACGACGTCCTCGTAACGGACGCGACCGCCGACTTCGGCAACGATCGGAATCGAGTAAGGATTCCACGAGCAAAGAACGTCTCCGGTCTTCACTTCGGTGTTTTCTTTGACTTCCAGGGTAGCACCAGTCGGCACGTCATAGCTTTCGATTTCACGACCCTTGGCGTCGACGATCGTGATTTCACCATTTCGGGTGAGAACGATGTCTTTGCCTTCGTCGTTGGTCGCCGTACGCATACGGGTAAACTTGACGAAACCGCCACGCTTGGTCTTCTTTTCGTGCTCTTCAGTATCCGTAACGGCCACACCACCGATGTGGAAGGTACGCATCGTAAGCTGCGTGCCTGGTTCCCCAATCGACTGGGCGGCAATGATACCGACGGCCATGCCTTCTTCAACCTGATCACCGGTCGACATGTCCATGCCGTAGCATGCTTTGCAGCAACCCAGGCCGGTATCGCAGGTCATTGGGCTGCGAACCTGGATACGTTCCAGCCCCATCTTTTCGATCTTGCGGGCCGTATCCGGCGTGATCATCTCGTTTTCGCGAACGATCACTTCGTCCGTGATCGGATTCACAATGCTCTGGCGACTCACACGACCTTTGATCGCATCGGCCAGCGAGACTTCCACCTTTTCACCGCGGTAAATGACCCCCTTGGTAATACCTTGGGTCGTTTCGCAGTCGTCCCGAGTGATCACCACGTTCTGTGCGACGTCGGCCAGTTTACGCGTCAGGTAACCGGAGTCGGCCGTCTTCAATGCCGTATCGGCCAGACCCTTTCGGGCACCGTGCGTCGAAGAGAAGTATTCGAGCACCGTCAGGCCTTCACGGAAGTTCGACTTGATCGGCGTTTCGATGATTTCGCCCGACGGCTTAGCCATCAGACCACGCATACCGGCCAGCTGTCGAATCTGCTCAGTACCACCA
This is a stretch of genomic DNA from Bremerella alba. It encodes these proteins:
- the fusA gene encoding elongation factor G — translated: MDRKLEDIRNIGVIAHIDAGKTTVTERMLYYSGTSHKVGEVDKGTTQTDFDPEEAERGITIYSACVTFPWENYTVNLIDTPGHVDFTAEVERCLRVLDGGVVVFSAREGVEAQSETVWRQANRYKVPRVAFINKMDREGADFDSVLQQIERRLKANPVPIQIPVGSGPPHVADAFRGVIDLIEMKMLHFGEGDQDRTRDVLDIPEEYLEKAQQWRENLLEKLYDLSNELMELSLSEEPIPPALIRQVLREGTLARQLQPVMCGSALDGIGVQPILDAVTYYLPSPKDVSAVVGTNPTKNGQAEKREPDPKEPFCGLVFKVLPAKHGDMTWVRVYSGELKPNSRLLNPGRDVKENCAQLWHIQASKKEQVDYVGTGDIVGIIGLRHSVTGDTLCDTRSPILLESINFPETVIGMAIEPESSADRDKLSETLLMMRRQDPTFAADENKDTGQTIISGMGELHLEVIRHRLLRDFKLNVKVHKPRVSYRETIGKSAKVTGECHRIIQGQQLFAKLTIQVEHSPNQQQPVIIIPKIPPERVPFNLVEAAMEELRSRSVGGGIIGGFPLADIKITILDAEVEEVGSTETAFAIAAGDAFEKGLEAAVPTLLEPIMKLTITTPEDYMGDFVGDIMKRRGEIAKTENRSGDAIIEAHAPLAELFGYSSAMRSLSQGRASSSMEPLKYAAAPPELIKQFM
- the rpsG gene encoding 30S ribosomal protein S7, with product MGKITASRETLKPDPRYKSIMASKFINCLMQDGKKTTAQEVFYGAMDELKKRIPDQEPIDVFTQAVENVKPHIEVRSKRVGGAAYQVPMQVNRTRQQSLAVRWLLKAVRDKKGRPTHLKLADELYAAYNREGTAYTQRENVHRMADANKAFAHFAW
- the rpsL gene encoding 30S ribosomal protein S12, which codes for MPTINQLVRKPRKKKRKFSKSPVLEKCPQKRGVCLQVRTMTPKKPNSALRKIARVRLSNQKEVTVYIPGEGHSLQEHSIVLVRGGRVRDLPGVRYQVVRGALDALGVSGRKQSRSRYGAKRS
- the rpoC gene encoding DNA-directed RNA polymerase subunit beta', translated to MSILESSYDRINDYTAVKISLARPHDIRSWSFGEVKKPETINYRTYRPEKDGLFCERIFGPEKDWECACGKYRGMKYKGMICDRCGVKITHSRVRRKRMGHIELAAPIVHIWFFKAMPSRLGNLLAMKTSSLEKVIYFQDYVVVDPGSTDLEKFQTLTEEEYRGAVEQFGSGSFEADMGAEAVRKLLQGLDLVQLSIDLRKDLAETGSKQKRKDYTNRLKIVEAIRDSDNKPEWMIMDVIPVIPPDLRPLVLLDSGNFATSDLNDLYRRIINRNNRLRKLVDLNAPEVIIRNEKRMLQQSVDALFDNNRCKRPVLGSSNRPLKSLTDMIKGKQGRFRENLLGKRVDYSARSVIVVGPRMKLHQCGLPKKIALELYQPFIIRKLKVLGHADTIKSAKKMLERKDEEVWDILESVIQNHPVLLNRAPTLHRMGIQAFEPTLVEGNAIHLHPLVCKGFNADFDGDQMAVHLPLSIEAQVEAHTLMLATNNIFAPSNGKPIMSPSQDVVMGCNFITISLPNRPGEGMTFSSMDEADYAFAQGIIDLHAVIKVRLPEGRKLKGEDDEESNTRIVDTTFGRVLFNEMLPEGMDYYNYSLGSGELSKVISDCYQRLGRRATINLLDDMNQLGFRESTRSGLSFATDDLVTPDSKHKIIGEAEKKVIKFKKLYERGVITDKERVNQVLDAWTHAREQITAEMMTEMKNDVRGGHGYINPVYLMADSGARGGTEQIRQLAGMRGLMAKPSGEIIETPIKSNFREGLTVLEYFSSTHGARKGLADTALKTADSGYLTRKLADVAQNVVITRDDCETTQGITKGVIYRGEKVEVSLADAIKGRVSRQSIVNPITDEVIVRENEMITPDTARKIEKMGLERIQVRSPMTCDTGLGCCKACYGMDMSTGDQVEEGMAVGIIAAQSIGEPGTQLTMRTFHIGGVAVTDTEEHEKKTKRGGFVKFTRMRTATNDEGKDIVLTRNGEITIVDAKGREIESYDVPTGATLEVKENTEVKTGDVLCSWNPYSIPIVAEVGGRVRYEDVVEGETMIIEHDSTGHTRRMITEHKGDFHPQLVIEDEDGKPLDVYYLPEKAIIDVEEGTKVSAGTTVASTPRESGGVKDITGGLPRVTEIFEARKPKDPAVMAEIDGVVEILSEKKRGKRTIIVRNESGIEREHLVPHGKRFLVHTGDYVKAGQSLIDGPLVPHDILRISGEEAVQQYLLHEIQGVYRSQRVEINDKHIEIIVARMLRKVMVDSAGDTSLLPGLVMDKFDFRRANDQLSRCLKISGTGDSQQFTEGMIVPKEALEQENGQIESLGGSPAKGSKPAAASASTQLLGITKAAVQSSSFISAASFQETTKVLTEAALAGKIDELIGLKENVILGHLIPAGTGFRTFQDSEVRINPEALAELASRTRERTLEDSFPLLQDNSEQPQPGQGPAAISEMAPAPGLESLLGGGGPIPATEGPTYGHEPPQHQPPQQQPPLPPQEGGEGFDPNGDEL